Proteins encoded by one window of Parabacteroides sp. FAFU027:
- a CDS encoding vWA domain-containing protein, translated as MQTKVVKAISVIAILLSAVFVFAQSTTEKLVVSGRVTDAQSGRAIAGVVVTVKGTQAQTRTNAGGIYTISVRKGRILLFTSRGYQRKEVRVTSTRCDVALKRSIALKPDEQVNEEEEMVTQDRVMESTAAVGAVNFDKGTDEVVVVGYGTKCKRFCPPVIKADEQVNDEEYAATPENRFKDAKHEPLSTFSLDVDAAAYGNARRMINMGQKPEKASVRIEEFINYFSYNYPAPNGNHPVNILTESQPCPWAKDHLLVRIGVKAKEIPSASLPASNFVFLVDVSGSMDEPNKLPLVKSSLKLLANNLRDKDRVSIVVYAGAAGVVLPSTSGGDKQKILESLNNLQAGGSTAGGAGIQLAYGIAEKNFIKGGNNRVILCTDGDFNVGVSSEGGLENLISEKRQSGIYLTVLGYGMGNYKDNKLQILAQKGNGNHAYIDNIQEANRVLVNEFGSTMYAVAKDVKIQVEFNPAYVNAYRLVGYESRLLNKEDFNDDTKDAGELGAGHTVTAFYEIIPVGVKNNYGGVDDLKYQKSTTKPTQTGAANNELMTVKLRYKPIDSNTSQKMEQPVLVSDKGKTMSEDYAFASAVAMFGQLLKNSDFKGDATYQQAIDLARKGMGEDRQGYRHEFIRLVEAVKSMGE; from the coding sequence ATGCAAACGAAAGTAGTAAAGGCAATATCCGTTATTGCTATTTTGTTGTCAGCCGTTTTTGTATTTGCCCAAAGTACAACCGAAAAGTTGGTGGTATCGGGTAGAGTAACTGATGCCCAATCGGGGCGTGCCATTGCCGGTGTGGTAGTGACGGTGAAGGGTACACAAGCCCAGACCCGGACAAATGCAGGTGGTATTTATACCATCTCGGTAAGAAAAGGCAGAATTCTTCTATTTACCAGTCGGGGCTATCAACGAAAAGAGGTTCGGGTAACAAGCACCCGTTGTGATGTAGCCCTGAAACGCAGTATTGCATTGAAGCCGGATGAGCAGGTGAATGAAGAAGAGGAAATGGTCACTCAGGACAGAGTGATGGAATCCACCGCAGCGGTCGGTGCCGTTAACTTTGACAAGGGTACCGATGAAGTAGTAGTGGTCGGTTATGGAACTAAATGCAAACGCTTCTGCCCACCGGTGATAAAAGCCGACGAGCAGGTGAATGACGAGGAATATGCTGCAACACCCGAGAACCGCTTCAAGGATGCAAAACATGAGCCACTTTCCACCTTCTCGCTTGATGTGGATGCCGCAGCTTATGGTAACGCCCGTCGCATGATAAATATGGGACAAAAACCGGAAAAGGCAAGCGTGCGTATCGAGGAGTTTATCAACTATTTCTCCTACAATTATCCCGCACCCAATGGGAATCATCCGGTGAATATCCTGACCGAATCGCAGCCTTGTCCGTGGGCTAAAGACCACCTGTTAGTACGCATCGGAGTAAAGGCGAAAGAGATTCCGTCTGCCAGTTTGCCCGCTTCCAACTTTGTGTTTCTGGTGGATGTGTCCGGTTCGATGGACGAGCCCAACAAGCTGCCGTTGGTCAAATCTTCGCTCAAACTGCTGGCCAATAACCTCCGTGACAAGGACCGGGTTTCGATAGTCGTCTATGCCGGTGCTGCCGGAGTGGTGTTGCCTTCGACATCGGGAGGTGATAAGCAAAAAATCCTCGAATCTTTGAATAACCTTCAAGCCGGTGGCTCCACAGCCGGAGGTGCGGGCATTCAACTGGCTTACGGTATTGCAGAAAAGAACTTCATCAAAGGAGGAAACAACCGTGTGATACTCTGTACCGACGGCGATTTTAACGTGGGAGTTTCGTCAGAAGGCGGACTCGAAAACCTGATTTCGGAAAAACGCCAGTCTGGTATTTATCTGACAGTGTTAGGTTATGGCATGGGCAACTACAAGGATAACAAACTCCAGATACTGGCCCAGAAAGGTAACGGCAATCACGCTTACATCGACAATATTCAGGAGGCCAACCGGGTTCTTGTCAATGAATTCGGCTCAACAATGTATGCCGTGGCCAAGGATGTGAAGATTCAGGTGGAGTTTAATCCGGCGTATGTGAATGCCTATCGCCTGGTGGGTTACGAAAGTCGATTACTTAACAAGGAGGATTTTAACGACGATACCAAGGATGCGGGCGAACTGGGTGCCGGCCACACCGTGACTGCATTTTACGAAATCATCCCCGTGGGAGTGAAGAATAACTACGGTGGCGTGGATGACCTGAAATACCAAAAGTCAACCACCAAACCGACTCAAACCGGTGCGGCCAATAACGAACTGATGACCGTCAAGCTGCGCTACAAACCCATCGACAGCAATACAAGCCAGAAGATGGAACAGCCGGTATTGGTCAGCGATAAAGGCAAAACGATGAGTGAAGATTACGCTTTTGCATCCGCAGTAGCGATGTTTGGCCAGCTGCTGAAAAACTCCGACTTCAAAGGAGATGCGACTTACCAACAGGCCATCGACCTTGCCCGTAAAGGTATGGGTGAAGACCGTCAGGGTTACCGTCACGAGTTTATCCGACTGGTGGAAGCGGTGAAGTCGATGGGGGAATGA
- a CDS encoding alpha/beta hydrolase-fold protein, producing MRIKTLLISILLFNLNQLSSQLQQSKIQITHIANPANAQSLKKSVSTQKPPATSNNALNTQQENRLIELRNFSDNGIFDGTRNIRIVLPPDYYKSKERYRVIYFFDGKRVLSGPQNDKDKMSADFYHDELLKEGLIYPAILVAMHDNGHRTKDLTPTKGQLSDESGGDLEKYYGFISRVLKPHIDSTFRTMKAAKFTGIAGHSYGGLAAAWLAWMHPETFGMAGCMSPALWWDNKLLLGKMANEKYTKSKSRYWIMSSDVNMPDMWNEARLAAHFLKEKGWKEDQNLAYTHVYGGLHDIPSCNSQMRNMLYFFLRKKKPAFVSASIKNVLETTTEPIDIESLGENACLLLDLQYTNGYRTNAISPAYSVENTEIAFMDDNITGAISPRSAGITNLQMSSGKARASIKIKSFDYNNHENYPLSETTNKVAIDGKLNDWDHLKYSYSSKTDTCKRYRFDLKYDDKFLYIAVKVFDRSVSLDSTDGYKKRDRIVIFCDARKEPVRSLNRGLSPWTKFLQIGISPGRTIQEMQLERKEPFGKTLPEELQAVSITDNDGYITEVAIPISYIKSQQGENWDGIRLNMYQKDVNEKEDSNNRYYWRPDWKRAENISGSGSFKRLQNL from the coding sequence ATGAGAATTAAAACACTCTTAATCTCTATTCTTCTATTCAATCTGAATCAGTTATCTTCCCAATTGCAACAAAGCAAGATTCAGATTACCCATATAGCCAACCCGGCTAATGCTCAAAGTCTGAAAAAAAGTGTCAGCACACAAAAACCTCCAGCAACTTCCAATAATGCCCTAAATACCCAACAAGAAAACAGGCTGATCGAGCTCAGGAATTTTTCCGACAATGGCATTTTTGACGGAACAAGAAATATCCGGATTGTTCTACCTCCTGATTATTATAAAAGCAAGGAAAGATACCGTGTGATCTACTTCTTCGATGGGAAGAGAGTGCTTTCAGGCCCTCAAAATGACAAGGATAAGATGTCTGCCGATTTCTATCATGATGAATTGCTAAAAGAAGGGCTGATCTATCCGGCCATACTGGTAGCCATGCACGATAACGGTCATCGCACGAAAGATCTGACACCGACCAAAGGTCAACTGAGTGATGAATCGGGCGGCGATCTTGAAAAATACTACGGCTTTATTTCCCGGGTCCTGAAGCCTCACATCGACTCCACATTCCGAACCATGAAAGCCGCGAAGTTTACCGGCATTGCGGGTCATTCTTACGGCGGACTGGCGGCGGCATGGCTGGCCTGGATGCACCCCGAGACCTTTGGTATGGCAGGATGCATGAGTCCGGCTCTGTGGTGGGACAATAAACTTTTGCTCGGAAAAATGGCCAATGAAAAATACACGAAATCTAAATCCCGGTATTGGATCATGTCTTCAGATGTTAATATGCCCGATATGTGGAATGAAGCCAGACTGGCGGCTCATTTTCTCAAAGAAAAGGGATGGAAAGAAGATCAGAACTTAGCATATACACATGTATATGGGGGACTCCATGACATTCCATCATGCAACAGCCAAATGCGAAATATGCTCTATTTTTTCCTGAGAAAAAAGAAACCGGCATTCGTCAGTGCTTCTATTAAAAATGTTTTGGAAACAACTACCGAGCCTATCGATATCGAATCACTTGGTGAAAATGCCTGCCTGCTTCTCGACCTTCAATACACAAACGGATACAGAACCAATGCCATTAGTCCCGCGTATTCTGTCGAAAACACAGAAATTGCTTTTATGGATGACAATATAACCGGAGCTATTTCACCCAGATCAGCCGGAATAACAAATCTTCAAATGAGCAGTGGGAAAGCCAGAGCTTCTATCAAAATAAAGAGCTTTGATTACAACAACCATGAAAATTACCCTCTCAGCGAAACAACAAACAAAGTAGCTATTGACGGAAAACTCAATGACTGGGATCACCTGAAATATAGCTACTCAAGTAAAACAGACACCTGCAAGCGATACCGTTTCGACCTCAAATATGATGATAAATTCCTCTATATAGCCGTAAAAGTCTTTGATCGATCGGTCTCTCTCGATAGCACAGACGGATATAAAAAGAGAGACCGGATTGTCATATTTTGTGATGCCCGGAAAGAGCCCGTACGGTCGTTAAACCGGGGGCTTTCTCCCTGGACAAAATTTCTTCAGATAGGCATATCGCCGGGGCGGACAATACAAGAAATGCAGCTCGAAAGAAAGGAGCCTTTCGGAAAAACATTACCGGAAGAGTTGCAAGCTGTCAGCATTACTGACAATGATGGCTATATTACGGAAGTCGCTATTCCTATCAGCTATATCAAGTCCCAACAGGGAGAAAACTGGGACGGCATCCGGCTCAATATGTACCAGAAAGATGTTAACGAAAAAGAGGACTCCAACAACCGTTACTATTGGCGACCTGACTGGAAGAGAGCTGAAAATATCAGTGGATCCGGTTCTTTTAAAAGACTACAAAACCTCTGA
- a CDS encoding thrombospondin type 3 repeat-containing protein, whose protein sequence is MKKRIRSIGLLILMLVVQSAFAQYPDVPKEDLQKANAILEAATRRSDSIWNNIAYPIVQKEAQSGRPYVPWAGSPDDFMQAKIPAFPGAEGGGAFTLGGRGGRVIIVSSLADDGPGSLRNACEQGGARIIVFKVSGIIRLKSPIMVRAPYITIAGQTAPGDGICVAGESFWIDTHDVIIRHMRFRRGDTNLARRDNAIGGKPYGNIIFDHVSASWGLDEIMTVYNHIYYDSISRRNEEKYSVNITIQNSIFSEALDTWNHGFGSTLGGRNCTYMRNLWACNTGRNPTVVWCDTFNFTNNVIYNWVTRTVDGGDSRTRYNIINNYFKPGPQTPKDAPAGHRILRPDAVRSKLPDKVFGRCYVNGNIMEGYPNITQDNWDGGVQIEDLPNAGKYLADIKWDKPFPMPHITILPSDKVFDYVLANAGATLPKRDPVDIRVIKQVRTGKVVYNHKYKEDGKPQFKNRRLPKDSYKQGIITDIAQVGGYPKYKSTKAPKDTDNDGMPDKWEIKYGLNPKDASDAVKDCNGDGYTNIEKYINGIDPTKKVDWSDPKNNHDTLEYDN, encoded by the coding sequence TATATTGGAGGCTGCTACCCGTCGTTCCGATTCTATATGGAACAACATTGCTTATCCTATTGTCCAAAAAGAGGCCCAAAGCGGTCGTCCATATGTACCGTGGGCCGGTTCCCCCGACGATTTTATGCAAGCTAAAATCCCGGCATTTCCAGGCGCCGAAGGAGGTGGCGCGTTTACTCTGGGAGGTCGTGGTGGTCGTGTTATTATAGTCTCCAGTTTGGCCGACGATGGCCCCGGCTCATTACGTAATGCCTGTGAACAGGGAGGAGCTCGTATAATTGTTTTTAAAGTCTCAGGCATAATCAGGTTAAAAAGCCCGATTATGGTGAGAGCCCCCTATATTACCATAGCCGGACAAACCGCTCCGGGTGATGGGATTTGCGTAGCAGGAGAATCCTTCTGGATAGATACCCACGATGTCATAATCCGTCACATGCGTTTCCGACGTGGCGATACAAACCTGGCTCGCCGCGACAATGCAATTGGAGGCAAACCCTATGGAAATATCATCTTTGACCATGTATCGGCCAGTTGGGGATTGGACGAAATCATGACTGTATATAACCATATATATTACGACAGCATCAGCAGACGCAATGAAGAAAAATATTCTGTAAATATCACTATCCAGAACTCTATATTCTCAGAAGCGCTGGATACCTGGAATCATGGATTTGGCAGCACATTAGGAGGTCGCAATTGCACATATATGCGCAACCTCTGGGCTTGTAATACCGGTCGTAATCCGACTGTTGTCTGGTGTGACACTTTTAATTTCACAAACAATGTTATATATAACTGGGTAACACGAACCGTCGATGGTGGAGACTCTCGCACCCGGTACAATATCATCAACAATTACTTTAAGCCAGGACCGCAAACGCCGAAAGATGCACCGGCTGGCCATCGGATACTAAGACCCGATGCTGTTCGAAGCAAACTTCCCGACAAGGTATTCGGCCGCTGTTATGTCAACGGCAATATCATGGAGGGTTATCCGAATATAACACAGGATAACTGGGATGGAGGCGTACAAATAGAGGATCTACCCAATGCCGGTAAATATTTAGCTGACATAAAATGGGACAAGCCTTTTCCGATGCCTCACATAACTATTCTTCCATCAGATAAAGTATTTGATTATGTATTGGCAAATGCCGGAGCCACACTCCCCAAACGTGATCCGGTAGATATCCGTGTAATAAAACAGGTTCGGACCGGAAAGGTGGTTTACAACCATAAATATAAAGAGGATGGAAAACCTCAGTTCAAAAATCGTCGATTACCTAAAGATTCTTATAAACAGGGAATCATCACCGACATTGCCCAGGTAGGCGGATATCCGAAATATAAAAGCACAAAAGCGCCGAAAGATACCGATAACGACGGCATGCCCGATAAATGGGAAATAAAATACGGATTAAACCCGAAAGATGCTTCCGATGCTGTCAAAGACTGTAACGGTGATGGCTATACCAATATCGAGAAATACATCAACGGCATTGATCCGACAAAGAAAGTGGATTGGTCTGATCCGAAAAACAACCATGATACCTTAGAGTATGATAATTAA